One segment of Brassica napus cultivar Da-Ae chromosome C3, Da-Ae, whole genome shotgun sequence DNA contains the following:
- the LOC106425053 gene encoding uncharacterized protein LOC106425053 isoform X1 → MCFKTTELAMSKPIMLVCLLVILIVTSQFEWRQPLVDLDAPTTISQKQQKISDREESVKEKIIISQERHIQKLNELVRSLQLQLLQRKGDNGTQNATKSFHSDKHFIEVERKQIFQG, encoded by the exons AT GTGTTTTAAAACAACTGAATTAGCAATGTCCAAGCCCATCATGCTCGTCTGTCTACTAGTTATACTTATAGTCACCTCTCAGTTTGAATGGAGACAACCACTCGTTGACCTTGATGCACCCACCACCATCTCTCAGAAACAGCAGAAAATTTCAGACAGGGAAGAATCTGTCAAAGAGAAG ATCATCATATCGCAAGAGAGACATATCCAGAAGCTAAATGAGCTTGTCAGGAGTCTTCAGTTGCAGTTGCTACAACGCAAGGGAGATAATGGGACCCAAAATGCCACCAAAAGCTTTCATTCAGATAAACATTTCATTGAGGTCGAGAGGAAACAAATCTTCCAAGGCTAA
- the LOC106425053 gene encoding uncharacterized protein LOC106425053 isoform X2, which translates to MSKPIMLVCLLVILIVTSQFEWRQPLVDLDAPTTISQKQQKISDREESVKEKIIISQERHIQKLNELVRSLQLQLLQRKGDNGTQNATKSFHSDKHFIEVERKQIFQG; encoded by the exons ATGTCCAAGCCCATCATGCTCGTCTGTCTACTAGTTATACTTATAGTCACCTCTCAGTTTGAATGGAGACAACCACTCGTTGACCTTGATGCACCCACCACCATCTCTCAGAAACAGCAGAAAATTTCAGACAGGGAAGAATCTGTCAAAGAGAAG ATCATCATATCGCAAGAGAGACATATCCAGAAGCTAAATGAGCTTGTCAGGAGTCTTCAGTTGCAGTTGCTACAACGCAAGGGAGATAATGGGACCCAAAATGCCACCAAAAGCTTTCATTCAGATAAACATTTCATTGAGGTCGAGAGGAAACAAATCTTCCAAGGCTAA